CGGACCTGTGCCGCATCGCAGAGGACCGGGCCCCACTGGCGAAACAGCGCCGGCACGAACTGTTCGTCGTAGATGTCGGCGGGGGAACGCCCCGCCGAGTCGGGCCGTGAGTCGGAAACCAGGTTCATCGCAGCCCTCCTTCAGTGGATCGGCAGGCGTAGCATGGGTGGCACGATGAACGCTGTCCATGCTCCAGCGTCCGCTTCGCATGCCGCGCCGTCCGCCGATGTGCTGTCGGACGTGTTGCGTTCGGTGCGGCTAACCGGGTCCATGCTGTTCCTCGTCGACGCCACGACGCCCTGGCGGTCGTGGGCGCCGCAGACGGAGGCCTTTCGCCGGGTCGTGCTGCCAGGCTCTCAGCACATGGTCTCCTACCACGTCGTGACCCGCGGCCGCTGCTGGGCCGGCCTTCGCGATGCGCCGCCGGAAAGCTTCGAGACGGGCGACGTGCTTGTCATCCCGCACGGCGACGCCTACTTCCTGGCCAACCCGCCCGATGCCCGGGCCAGCTACGGCCCCGAGGAGGCGGTCGCGTTTTTCCGGCAGATGGCTGCCGGCGAACTGCCCTCAGTGGTGCCCGAAGGCGGCGGCGGCGCGCAGCAGACGCAGTTCATCTGTGGCTTCCTCGGCTGCGACCGGCGTCCGTTCAACCCCGTGCTCGCCTCGCTGCCGCGGATGATCCACCTGCGCGGAGCGACGGCGCTGGACGGCGCGATGCGCCACCTGGTCGATTTCGCGCTGTGCGAGTTGCGCGAGCCAGCGCCCGGCGGGAAGGACGTGCAGCTTCGGCTGGCCGAGCTGATGTTTATCGAAGTCGTGCGGCGTTGCCTCACGACCATGGCGGCCACGCAGGCCGGCTGGCTCGCCGGCCTCGGCGAGCCGATGGTGGCGCGGGCGCTGACGCTGCTGCATGGCGCGCCCGCCAGGCACTGGACGCTTGCCGAACTGGCCACGCAGGCCGGCGCCTCGCGCTCGGTGCTGGCGGAACGCTTCGTGCAGTTCGTCGGCCAACCGCCCATGCAGTACCTCATCCAGTGGCGCATGCAACTGGCCACGCGCATGCTGGCCGAACCCGGCGCGAAGGTCTCCGGGGTGGCTGCGGCGCTGGGCTATCAATCGGAGTCGGCGTTCAGCCGCGCTTTCAAGAAATGCGCAGGCGCTGCGCCCGGCGGCTGGCGCCGGCAGCCTAGCGAATGAGGGCCGCCGTGTGCCCGACGCAATCCGTTGCCGGGCGAGCGGCGCGAAGTCGCGGCCAGCGGTAAGCCACCAGGCCGACGATCAGCCCGGCTGACAGGAAGCCGGCCAGCATGGCCGCGCCGTCCAGCGCAGCCACCAGCTGCTGCACGTCCGCGCTGAGGAACACGCCCGCCCCCAGGAACAGCACCGTCCACGCAGCCGCGGCGGCCAGGCCATAGGCGATGAACCGCGGCCACGGCATGGCGAGCGCGCCAGCCAGGGGCGCCGCCACGACGGACACGCCCGGCACGAACTTGGCCGCGATGAGCGAGAGGCCGCCCCAGCGCTCGATCAGCGATTGGCCTTGGCACAGGCATGCATCGCGGCGCCCGGAGAAGCGAAAGACCAGCCGCAGCACCCGAACGCCCCATGCCCTGCCGCCCCAGAACCAGACAGCGTCGCCCGCGAGGTTGGCGAGCACCGACGCGGCGGCCACGCCCCAGATCGAGAGCTGACCCGCCTGCCCCATCGCGCCCGCGAACACCAGCAGCAGCGAGGCCGGAACCGGCGCACCGATGCGGGCGGCCAGCGTCACCAGGAAGACCGCCGCGAGGCCGTGCTCGGTCAAAAACAGTAAAAGCTCTTCCATGGTCGATCGCTCTGCGGAGGTGAGGCTGTGGGTCGC
Above is a window of Ramlibacter tataouinensis DNA encoding:
- a CDS encoding DedA family protein encodes the protein MEELLLFLTEHGLAAVFLVTLAARIGAPVPASLLLVFAGAMGQAGQLSIWGVAAASVLANLAGDAVWFWGGRAWGVRVLRLVFRFSGRRDACLCQGQSLIERWGGLSLIAAKFVPGVSVVAAPLAGALAMPWPRFIAYGLAAAAAWTVLFLGAGVFLSADVQQLVAALDGAAMLAGFLSAGLIVGLVAYRWPRLRAARPATDCVGHTAALIR
- a CDS encoding AraC family transcriptional regulator is translated as MNAVHAPASASHAAPSADVLSDVLRSVRLTGSMLFLVDATTPWRSWAPQTEAFRRVVLPGSQHMVSYHVVTRGRCWAGLRDAPPESFETGDVLVIPHGDAYFLANPPDARASYGPEEAVAFFRQMAAGELPSVVPEGGGGAQQTQFICGFLGCDRRPFNPVLASLPRMIHLRGATALDGAMRHLVDFALCELREPAPGGKDVQLRLAELMFIEVVRRCLTTMAATQAGWLAGLGEPMVARALTLLHGAPARHWTLAELATQAGASRSVLAERFVQFVGQPPMQYLIQWRMQLATRMLAEPGAKVSGVAAALGYQSESAFSRAFKKCAGAAPGGWRRQPSE